Proteins found in one Canis aureus isolate CA01 chromosome 19, VMU_Caureus_v.1.0, whole genome shotgun sequence genomic segment:
- the ACER1 gene encoding alkaline ceramidase 1 isoform X3, which yields MQKFSNVTFFIFGPLMMFLMHPYAQKRSRYVYIICILFMVIGLFSMYFHMTLSFLGQLLDEIAILWLLASSYSIWMPRCYFPTFLGENRPHFICFVIITTVISTFLSFLRPVINAYALNSIAVHILYIVFQEYKKTSNKELRHIMEVSVILWAFALTSWISDRLLCSFWQQINFFYLHSIWHVLISITFPYGMVTMALVDARYEMPGHTLKVRYWPRDTWPVGLPYVEVSDNKNC from the exons ATGCAGAAG TTCAGCAATGTCACCTTCTTCATCTTTGGGCCTCTCATGATGTTTCTGATGCACCCCTATGCCCAGAAACGCTCCCGCTATGTTTACATCATCTGCATCCTCTTCATGGTCATAG GCCTGTTCTCCATGTACTTCCACATGACGCTTAGCTTCCTGGGCCAGCTGCTGGATGAGATCGCTATCCTGTGGCTGCTGGCCAGTAGCTACAGCATATGGATGCCCCGCTGCTACTTTCCCACTTTCCTAGGAGAGAACAG GCCCCATTTCATCTGCTTCGTCATCATCACCACTGTGATCAGCACCTTCCTGTCCTTCCTGAGGCCCGTGATCAACGCATATGCCCTCAACAGCATCGCTGTGCACATCCTCTACATCGTGTTCCAGGAATATAAGAA GACCAGCAATAAGGAGCTTCGGCATATAATGGAGGTCTCCGTAATTTTATGGGCTTTTGCATTGACCAGCTGGATCAGTGACCGCTTGCTTTGCAGTTTCTGGCAACAGATCAATTTCTTTTACCTGCATAGCATCTG GCATGTGCTCATCAGCATCACCTTTCCTTATGGCATGGTTACCATGGCCTTGGTGGATGCCAGGTATGAGATGCCAGGTCACACCCTCAAAGTCCGCTACTGGCCTCGGGACACTTGGCCCGTGGGGCTGCCCTATGTGGAAGTCAGTGACAACAAGAACTGCTGA